GGCCGGCCTGGCGATGCTCGTCTGGTCCCGCGGCGGCCACGAGTACTCGGTGTCTGACCTGCACGGCTGGATGAAGGAAGCCGGCTTCCGGCCCGAGACCGCCGAGGTGCCGGATCTGAACGACGACGTCCTGGTCATCGGTCACAAGGACCGCTGACCCCGCCCACACCTGAGGAGCCGAGGATGCCCATCGCCAGCAATGTCCGCCCGACCATCGACCGTGACGACGTCGCCGTCGCGCTGGTGGAGGAGGTTATCACCGACGAGCAGACCCACCAGGAAGCCATCACGGCCATCATCAAGCACTGGGAGACCGCGCCGTGGCCGGCAGGCCTGGTAGCCCAGTCACTGTTCGTCGGCACCGACGGTGGATCCCTGCTGACGTACGCGCAGTGGCGCGACCATGACGCGCTTGCGGTCGCCATGCGAGGACCGGGCGGTGCCCAGCGGTTCGACTGGCGCGGCGTGGGTGTGGCGTCCGGCGAGCCGCGCGCCTACGAGTTGTACCGCCGGGTGCAGCCCGCCGTGCTGCCCGATCCGGTTCCCCCGGTCGGTTGCTATCCAGCGGCGTACTTCGTCATGGACAGCGCCGACGCGGCTCGCAAGTGGATCGACGGCTTGCTCAACAGCGAGGAGGAGACCGAGGGCAAGGACCGAGCCTACCCCGGCGCGCTGGCCGCGAACTTCCACGTGGCCTCCGATGGCAGCGGCATCTTCCTGTTGTCCGAGTGGGCCTCGGAAGCCGAGGCGGTCGCGCACATCGATGAGGTGATCATCCCGCTGCTGGAGTACATGGGTCAGGCACAGGCCGGCCCGGGGCGCCGGTATGCGTTCCTCGCGTCGGCCGCCGCCTGAGGCGGTCTTCTGTGACAAGCTGGGGAGGATAGTTCGTTCTCCGAAATGAAGGGCAGAACATTGTCTGCACAGGACGTCGTCTTCGGATTCGGCGCGCACAGCAGCATCAGCGACGGTCCGGAGCTGCTGCGCATGACCGAGCAGGCCGACCGTGACGGGCTCGACCTGTTCTCGCTGTCGGACCACCCCTACATCGGCGAGCGGCTGGATGCCTACGCCACTGTGGGGTACATCCTGGGGCGTACGCAGCGGCTGGCGGGCTTCGCCAACGTGACGAACCTGCCCACCCGGCCGCCGGCCATGCTGGCCCGCGCGGTGACGGCACTGTCGTCGCTGTCGGGCGGCCGTGTCGTGCTCGGCATGGGCGCGGGCGGCCTATGGGACCGCATCGCCGACATGGGGGTGCCCCGCCTGACGCCCGGGGCGGCAGTGGATGCATTCGAAGAGGCGATCGTACTGGTGAAAAAGCTTTGCGGCGGTGGCGCTCCGGTCACCTTCCAGGGCCGGTACTACCAGGTCAACAACTTGGCGCCGGCACCCGTACCCGCGCCGCCGATATGGACCGGTTCGGTCGGTGCCAAGTCGCTGGCCGCCACGGGCCGGGTTGCCGACGGCTGGATCCCCGGACATGCGGCGGACTGGCTGAGCCCGCGCTATCGCGAGTCGCGGCCCGTCATCGACGCGGCAGCCGCAGCGGCGGGCCGCGACACGCGGGCCGTCCGCACGGTGTTCAACTTCCCCGGCCACATCACCGCCCGGCCACTGGCTGCCACCCGCGAGCCGGGCACCGGCCGCTGGGTCGGCGGCTCGGTCGAGCAGTGGATCGAGGAGCTGACCGGCGCGGTCGTGGAGCACGGGGCCGGCGGTTTCATGCTCTTCTCACCTGCTGGCGGCACGACGGACCTCGTCTCCCTGGGCCGCTGGGCCAACGAGATCGTTCCGGCCGTCCGCGAGGCGGTCACCAAGGAAACGCACCGCATCTGACGAAGAAGGGTCAACCATGGGCAGGCTGCAGAACAGAACAGCGCTGGTCACCGGCGCCAGCCGGGGCATCGGACGCGGCATCGCGCAGCGGCTGGCCGCAGACGGGGCCGTGGTCGCCGTGAACTACGCGACGAACGAGGCCGCGGCCAAGGAGACCGTAGCGATTATCGAGGAGGCTGGTGGCCGGGCCTTCGCCGTGCCGTCACAGCTGGGCAGGCCCGGTGCGGTAACGGAGCTGCTGACCAGGGTCGAGGCGGGCCTCGTCGAGCTCACCGGTGAGAAGAGGCTCGACATTCTGGTGAACAACGCGGCGGCCACCGGCTTTGCCGGCGCGGGCCCCGACGCGGTCACCGAGGAGATCATCGACAACTGTTACAACGTCAACGCGAAGGCACCGTTCTTCCTGATCCAGCAGGCGTTGCGGCTCATCCCGGACGGTGGACGCATCATCAACGTCTCCTCCGGCGTGACGCACTCGACCTTTCCTAGACAGATCGCGTACGCGATGAGCAAGGCCGCCCTTGAGCAGATCACCCTGCACATGGCCCCGGTCCTGGCGCCGCGCCGGATCACCATCAACACGGTCGCCCCCGGTGTGACGAACAACGGTGACCCGGTCTTCAGCGATCCCGAGGCCGTCAAGCACATGTCGGCCCTGTCGGTCTTCAACCGTGTGGGTGAGGTCGACGACGTGGCCGACATCGTCGCCTTCGTCGCGTCCGACGACGCGCGCTGGATGACCGGCGCCTTCGTTGACGCGACGGGCGGCACGCTGCTGAGCTGAGGAGGACAACGATGTCCGAGACCATCCTGTCGGCGGTGGGCTTCGCGCACGCTCGGCCGGAGAAGGCCGCCGAGCTGGGTGCCCTCCTCGTCTCGTTCGCCGAGCGTTCGCGTGGCGAGCAGGGCTGCCTGCAGAGCAGGATCCACCAGGACCTGACCGACCCCAACCAGTTCGTCTTCTACGAGATGTGGGCTTCCCAGGAGGACCTCACTCGTCATCTCGACCAGCCGTACATGACGGAGTTCCTAGCCAGCCGCATGGATTACCTGGTGAAGGATCTCGTCGTGCGACAGCTCGGTCTGGTCAGCTCCGGGCCCGTCGTCGCGGAGCCCACCGACCCGGTGGAGATGAACCAGCGCTACCTGGACGCGTACAACGCCCGCGACATCGAGGCCGTCATGGCCGTGTACGCGCCCGGCGCCGCTGCCGTCTGGCAACCAGGCAAGGCGGTCAGCGGCCCGGAGCACCGGGCTGCAGTCGCCGATTTCCTGAAGCTCGACCCGAAACTCTCGGCCGAGGTGCGCGAGAGCTACGTCGCCGGAGACACAGCGGCACTGGTCGTCGACTGGAGCATCGAGGTCCCGGGAGCGCCGGAGATGACGGGCACCGGCCGAGGCCTCGACGTTCTGCGCCGCGACGCCCGGGGCGAGTGGCGTTACGTGATCACCAACCCGTTCGGGAGTCGGTAAATGAAGATCAAGGACAGCGTCGCGGTCGTCACCGGTGGTGCCAGCGGCATGGGAAAGGCCTTGGCCGAGAAGCTGCGGGACGCCGGGGCACGGGGGATCGTCGTGGCCGATCTCGACGTCGAGGGCGCCGCGCGAGTCGCTTCCTCGCTCGGCGCCATCGGCCTGGCTGTCCACGCGGACGTCGCCGAAGAGTCGTCGGTCCGTGAGCTCGTGGCACGCGCGCGGGAGCGGTTCGGATCAATTGATCTGTTCGTGTCGAACGCGGGCCTCACCGTTACCGGGGGCTTCGAGGCACCTGATGAGGATTGGCGGCGGGCCATCGACGTGAACCTGATGGCACACGTGTACGCCGCGCGGGCGGTCGTGCCGGCGATGCTGGAGGCGGGCCACGGCCACCTCCTACAGAACATCGCCGCCGCCGGCGTACTGACCGCGTTCGGGGCCGGGCCCTACACGGTGGCCAAGCATGGCGCCGTGGCGTTCGCCGAGTACCTCGCCGTGCAGTACGGCGGCCGTGGCTTGGGCGTCTCATGTCTGCTCCCACAAGCCGTGAACACCCCGATGTTGGCGGCCAGCGTTGCCGATCACGAGGAGCTGGCGGTCCTGCGGTCGTTCTCCAACGTGCTGGAGCCCGAGGAGGTCGCCGAGATCGCTCTCGCCGGCGTCGAGGCCAACCAACTGCACATCTACCCGCATCCGGAGGCTGCCGACTCGTTCCGTCTCCGAGCTCAGGATCCCGACAAATGGGTGACCGAGATGCGGGCCATGCTGTCGCGCCGAGGCGACTGACCCGCCCTCACCCAGGCCATGATCGCTCGATGTCCAGGGAAGGAACTCCATGTCCGAGGAACTGCGGCTGACCGTGATAATCGGCTCGGCGCGCGAGGGTCGGTCAGGACCGGCCGTCGCGCGTTGGTTCGTCGACGAGGCCAGAGCCTTCGGCTTGTTCGATGTCGACGTGCTCGACCTAGCCGATGTCGAGCTTCCCCTGTCAATGACTCAGCACCCGGCCCCGCAGGACGCTCAGGTGCTGGCCGATGTAGCGGGGCGGCTGACATCGGCCGACGCGTTCGTTGTGATCACACCGGAGTACAACCACAGCTTCACCGCTCCGCTGAAGAATCTGATCGACTGGCACCGTACGCAGTGGCAGGCCAAGCCGGTGGCCTTTGTGTCCTACGGTGGGCTGTCCGGTGGCCTCCGGGCGGTGGAACAGCTGCGCCAGGTGTTCGCGGAGCTGCACGCTGCCACGATCCGTGACACCGTTAGTTTCCACGCGGTATGGGAGCAGTTCGGCCCGGACGGCAACTTACGCACCTCCGACGCCGCTACTCCCGCCAAGGTGATGCTGGAGAAGCTCATCTGGTGGGCCGCCGCGCTCAAGGACGCTCGTGCCTTGCGTCCCTACTCGGCCTGATGCTCTGGACCAGGAGGATCGACATGAGTGCCATCAGGATAGACGACGGCTACCTGACGCTGTTCAACATGTTCTACACCAACAGCGGCGAGGACCAGGACAAATTGTTCGACCAGTGGCGCGGCCTGCCGCCCGCGAACGTGCAAAAGGGCCTCATCGCCGGCAACTTCCACCGTGGCCTCGACGGTCGATCCGTGGTCAACTACGCGCAGTGGGAAAGTCTCGCTGACTACGAGGCATTCCTGGCCGAGGCGGGCACCCGCAGCCGGCTCGGCCAAGCGCTCGCCTTCTCCCACATGGAGAGCATTCCGACCGAGGTGGTCCACACCTGGGACCCCGCTCCGGAACTGACGATCGACAAGCCGTGGTTCACCGTCGTGATCATCGTCAGGGCGGCACCGGAACACCAGGCGACGGTGCTCGCCGAAATGACCAACGATCCGCCGGAACTGGGGGACACACCGGGGTACGTCTCGCACGCCGTGCATCGCGGGCTCGCTGGCGAGCACGTCATCAAATATGCCCAGTGGGCCGACGAGGAGAGCTTCCGTTCGTTCTTGAGTCGTCCTCAGCAGGAGCAGCACTCCTCGCCTGCCGTCGAAACCACCGTGGAGCTGCACTTCACCCGACTGGAGTACATCCGGGAGCGCTCATGACCGTGGTGGGGAACTGGCCGGACCCCGACGCGCTCACAGCTGCGGCGGAGCGGGCGGGCGCCGAGGCGGCGAGCGCGGACGCCACCGGCTGCATCGGCGCGGACGTGGTCGAGGCCCTGACGGCAGCGGGCTTCCCGACGTGCTTCGTGCCACGTCGTTGGGGTGGCGCCGAGCTGTCCCTCGATGCGGTGACGCGAGCGGTGGCGCTGGTAGGCGAGCAGAACGCATCGGCTGCCTGGATCGCATCGCTACTGGCCTATAACGGACGATTCGGTGCCTACCTGCCAATCGACGGCCAAAAGGAGATCTGGGCCGAAGGTCCTGAGACCCGGCTGGTCAGCTCCATGGTGGCGGCGGGCGTCACGGCGGAGCAGGTGCACGGCGGCTGGTCGTTGCGCGGAAGGTGGCTCTACGTCAGCGGGGTCGAGTTCGCCGACTGGGCTCTGGTCAGTTCAGCACCGCCGCGCGAGGGAGACCGATCGATCCTCGTGTTCGCCGTGCACCGCGACGCGTTCACCCACGAGCGGTCGTGGTCGTCCATAGGCATGCATGGCACCGGCAGCCATACCCTTGTCGTGGACGAGGTTTTCGTGCCGGAGTACCGTACGTTCGTCTGGGACGACATGCGTCAGGGCGTCGTCCCCCTGCCCGCCACCCACGCCCAGGCCGCTCCGCTGTTCTCGGTGAACGGGCTGACGTTCGCCGCGCCGATTCTCGGCGCGGCGCGCTACGCACTGCGCCTGGCCCATCAGCACCTCTCTGCGGCGGTGAGCGGGGCACGCGCGGCGTCGCGGCAGTCCAGCCGCGTCGCCTTCACCCGGGCAGCCGGCGAAATCGATGCGGCGGAGCTGCTGCTCGCACGGGTCGCGGCGACCGCCGACGCCGGACCTGCACGTGACGGCTTGGCCGAACGTAGCCACCGAGACGCCACACTGGCGGTGGAACTGCTCGTCGAGGCGGTGGACCGGCTGTTCCGGGTCACGGGAACCCGTGGACAGGCAGCCTCGCACGGGATGCAGCGCGTCTGGCGTGACGTTCACGCGGCGGCGTCGCATGCCGCGCTCCAGTTCGAGCCAGCGGCCCTCGCCTACACGCGGGCGCTCCTGAACGAGTGACACATGGTCCGCGAAGCCCTTGGTGGGATAGGGACGCGGCCGCTCCAGCACGATCGCCGGCCCGTCGGTGTGCGCGTTCGTGGCCCGGTCGAGTCGTGGAAGTCGCTGTCCGAGATTCGGCTACGCACCTTGGTGATCACGATGATCATCGCTGCGACCACTACTCACGGTCATAGTGACCTTGGTCGGCCATCTACGAACGGAAGGCGTGCGGATGTACGCTGGTGAGGTGGTCAAACAGGAAGGTCAGATCGGGCTCGTGACCGCCTTGGTACGAACCACGTTCCTCGTTAACGCCGTCTATGCCGATTCGGCCCGGGAGTATGGGCTGACGCCGCAGCAGGGGCAGCTACTCTGCGTGCTCATGGTGCAGCCTTATGGCATGGGTGAGTTGAGCGCGGTGCTGGGGCTGGCCAAGTCGAGCCTGACTGGCCTGGTGGACCGCACCGAGCGCAACGGACTCGTCCGGCGCAAACAGGACCCACAGGACACGCGCGGCGTACGGGTCGCGCTCACGGCCGAGGGCAGGCGCCTCGCGGAGGAGTTCTACACCGAGACCTGCCGGCGCATCGACAAGCTACCGCTCGGATTGAGCACAAAGGAACGCGACGAGCTGAGTGCCTTGTTGAGTCGCGTCGTCACCGACAACGAGGTTCCGGTCGTCTTCGTGGAAACGGAGGAGGGCGCGATCCGCAAAGCCTAGGGCCGTGTGTCGTCGGCGCCCGGTGGTGTGGTACGGCAGACGATGATCATGCCGCCCACCACGGAGAAGGCACCGAACGGGCGGGTCGGTCTGCAGATCGGCCTTCCGACCTGACCGCCGCGACCTGTGCCTCCATCGACTGCACGACCAACAGTGCAACCTCGCCGTGGACGAGTTCGCTGATCAGACGCCTGTCGCGTCCAACCGCACGCACCTCAGACACGGGACCCAAGGTCCTGATGCGACCTTAGGCTTGCAGTTCGTGATACGAACTAATATAGTTCGTGCTACGAACTCGACATCTGAGGAGCGTGAAGTCATGAGTCGTGCCGTCGTGGTAATCGGCGGAGGTTATGGGGGCTCGGCGGTCGCCAAGGCGCTGGACGCCGACGCGGATGTCGTTCTCGTCGACCCCCGGGACGCGTTCGTCAACGCTGCGGGGTCGCTGCGGGCGCTGACCCAGCCCGAATGGGCCCCCAACATGTTCTTCTCCTTCGACACGCTGCTCAAGCGAGGCCGAGTAATCCGCGACCGAGCGGCCTCGGTCGACCCGCAGGGCGTTACGCTCGCTTCGGGTGAGCGGATCGATGCGGACTACATCGTGTTGGCCACGGGTTCGAGCTACGCCTATCCGGCTAAGCCCAACGACAGCTCGACGCTTACCGTCGAGGCGCTCAACGATCTGCGCGAGTCCCACAAGGAACTGCTCAACGCCGATCGAGTGCTGATTCTCGGTGCCGGTCCGGTTGGCCTGGAGCTGGGCGGCGAAATCAAGGAGGTTTGGCCAAACAAGCAGGTGACGATCGTCGATCCGGCCGAACAACTTCTGCCGGGTTTCCTGCCTGAGGTCCGCGAGGACCTGCACCGCCAGCTCGACGGGCTCGGCATCGAGGTTCGGCTGGGCACCGGCCTTACCGCGCAGCCGTCGACTCCGCCCGGCCGCGCCGGCACCTGCACCGTCACCACGACCGCCGGCGACGAGATCGTCGCCGACATCTGGTTCCGCGCCTTCGGCGTGCGGGTGAACAGCGAATGCCTCGCTGACGGCAAACTCGTAGGCCGTGATGGACAGGGCGCGGTTCCCGTGACCGAGCACCTCAACGTCGAGGGTTACGCGCACGTCTACGCGCTCGGTGACGTAACGAACCTGGCGGAGGCCAAGATGGCCGGCTACGCGATGCAGCACGCCGAGGTCGTGGCGAAGAACATCATCGCCCAGCTTAACGGCGAGCAGCCGTCGGCGACGTACACGCCCGCGCCGGATCCGATGATTTTGCTCCCGCTCGGCCCTCGTGGCGGCGTCGGACAGCTGCCGATGCCCGAGACCACCCCGGTTGGCTCGGACATCGTCTCGCAGTACAAGGGCGCAGACCTCTTCACCGGCAGGTTCGCGGAACAGTTCCGGGCCGATTGACGGAACTCCGTCCGGCGCCAACAGCCGTAGTACCCGACTCCGTAGGTGCTATGGCTGTTGGCGCCAGCGGTCATTTGGAGACTTCACAGATTTCCACCCCCTTCGGTCCGGGTCGCGGGTGCGCGATGCCGCACCCCTGCAGGCCGCCGGCGCTGGTCGTACTGGGTAACCTTCACTGCGACTAGGATCGCGGGCTGCTGGTAACGGTCGACCACACCAGATCCCGGCCGGTGGTCGAATCCGTACCACACTCACACGAGCCCTCCGGTCGTTGCGGAGCGGGGTGACGCTCACCCGGTTAGATCGTCGTCCGAGTCCTTTCCGCTGCTCCGTTCACGTGCTGTCGCCGCCGTGCAGGCGGTCCAACTCTTCGAGGTACATCGTCTGCATGCGGTCGTAGTGCCGGACCAGCAGTCCGAGTTCCTCGACGCTGTAGCCCTCGACGAGCAGCTGCGTCCGTTGGGCGAACCGCTCGTACGGTCGCTCCAGGTCGGCGATCCGCTCCGGCCGCAGGGTGACGATCACCCGCCGTCGGTCCGCAGGGTCGCGTTCGGCGTGCACGTAGCCGGCCTGTTGCAGCCGGCGGAGCATGCTGGTAACCGCCCCGGTGGTGAGGTTGGTGCGCTCGGCGACCTGCCCGGCGGTGGCGGATCCGACGTCCGCCAGGTAGTCCAGGCATTCCAGGTCGCTCACGGTGAGCCCCAGCTGCTCGGCGATGGCGTACCGGAACATCATGGACAGCCGCGATGTTTCCCGCCCGGCGCGCATCAGGTCGGCGATCGCGGAGGCACGGGCCGGCTCGTGGGACATGCCGGTTATCATGCCTCCAGTACGGTGACCCGGTGCAGCCGAGGTAGCACGCGGGTCAGCACCCAGTGTGGTGCGGACGCGCTTCCGGTGAGGCGACGCATCAGCCCGGCGGCGGTGTCGACGGCTTGGAAGGCGTAGGGCACCGTCTCTTCCTGGTAGGCGGTGATCGCCTGCTCCACCGGCGTGCCGCTCGCGCGGGCCTGGACGAGTCTGCGGCCGAGCAGGGCGGCGTCGCGTAGCGCGGTGTTGCCGCCGTGGCCGCCGAACGGCGGCATGACGTGCACGGCGTCGCCCATCATCGTCGCCCGGGGCACCGTCCACCGTCGCGGGCGCCGGCCGGTGGCGAAGACGTTGAGCACCGTGGCGTCCAGTTCGGCTGTGTCGACCAGCCGCTGGATGAGCGGATGGAAGTCCGTGCTCGTCCGGGCGGCCAGTTCCCACAGCCTCAGCAGGTGCCCACGGATGGTGGTGGGGCACCTCCTCCTGCCGCAGCAGCAGTCCCCACATGACGTAGTCGTCGCCGGTGGGGGCGTAGCTTCCCGGGGCCAGGCGGGCGAACGCCTCGGGTGGGCGTTCGCCGAACCGCATGGAGGTGAAGAAGAAGGCGCGGCCAGGCCGGTCGGCGATGGCCAGGACTCCGCTGGTACGCAGCGTGTCCGGGATGACGCTCGCGCCACCGCGCCACAGCGGCGACCGGCCGTAGATGCCCACCATCGGGGTGGTCGTCGGGTCCGCGTTCGGCATGA
The sequence above is a segment of the Solwaraspora sp. WMMD406 genome. Coding sequences within it:
- a CDS encoding LLM class flavin-dependent oxidoreductase, translating into MKGRTLSAQDVVFGFGAHSSISDGPELLRMTEQADRDGLDLFSLSDHPYIGERLDAYATVGYILGRTQRLAGFANVTNLPTRPPAMLARAVTALSSLSGGRVVLGMGAGGLWDRIADMGVPRLTPGAAVDAFEEAIVLVKKLCGGGAPVTFQGRYYQVNNLAPAPVPAPPIWTGSVGAKSLAATGRVADGWIPGHAADWLSPRYRESRPVIDAAAAAAGRDTRAVRTVFNFPGHITARPLAATREPGTGRWVGGSVEQWIEELTGAVVEHGAGGFMLFSPAGGTTDLVSLGRWANEIVPAVREAVTKETHRI
- a CDS encoding SDR family oxidoreductase, with the translated sequence MGRLQNRTALVTGASRGIGRGIAQRLAADGAVVAVNYATNEAAAKETVAIIEEAGGRAFAVPSQLGRPGAVTELLTRVEAGLVELTGEKRLDILVNNAAATGFAGAGPDAVTEEIIDNCYNVNAKAPFFLIQQALRLIPDGGRIINVSSGVTHSTFPRQIAYAMSKAALEQITLHMAPVLAPRRITINTVAPGVTNNGDPVFSDPEAVKHMSALSVFNRVGEVDDVADIVAFVASDDARWMTGAFVDATGGTLLS
- a CDS encoding antibiotic biosynthesis monooxygenase; translated protein: MSETILSAVGFAHARPEKAAELGALLVSFAERSRGEQGCLQSRIHQDLTDPNQFVFYEMWASQEDLTRHLDQPYMTEFLASRMDYLVKDLVVRQLGLVSSGPVVAEPTDPVEMNQRYLDAYNARDIEAVMAVYAPGAAAVWQPGKAVSGPEHRAAVADFLKLDPKLSAEVRESYVAGDTAALVVDWSIEVPGAPEMTGTGRGLDVLRRDARGEWRYVITNPFGSR
- a CDS encoding SDR family oxidoreductase; the protein is MKIKDSVAVVTGGASGMGKALAEKLRDAGARGIVVADLDVEGAARVASSLGAIGLAVHADVAEESSVRELVARARERFGSIDLFVSNAGLTVTGGFEAPDEDWRRAIDVNLMAHVYAARAVVPAMLEAGHGHLLQNIAAAGVLTAFGAGPYTVAKHGAVAFAEYLAVQYGGRGLGVSCLLPQAVNTPMLAASVADHEELAVLRSFSNVLEPEEVAEIALAGVEANQLHIYPHPEAADSFRLRAQDPDKWVTEMRAMLSRRGD
- a CDS encoding NAD(P)H-dependent oxidoreductase, whose amino-acid sequence is MSEELRLTVIIGSAREGRSGPAVARWFVDEARAFGLFDVDVLDLADVELPLSMTQHPAPQDAQVLADVAGRLTSADAFVVITPEYNHSFTAPLKNLIDWHRTQWQAKPVAFVSYGGLSGGLRAVEQLRQVFAELHAATIRDTVSFHAVWEQFGPDGNLRTSDAATPAKVMLEKLIWWAAALKDARALRPYSA
- a CDS encoding antibiotic biosynthesis monooxygenase family protein, with the translated sequence MSAIRIDDGYLTLFNMFYTNSGEDQDKLFDQWRGLPPANVQKGLIAGNFHRGLDGRSVVNYAQWESLADYEAFLAEAGTRSRLGQALAFSHMESIPTEVVHTWDPAPELTIDKPWFTVVIIVRAAPEHQATVLAEMTNDPPELGDTPGYVSHAVHRGLAGEHVIKYAQWADEESFRSFLSRPQQEQHSSPAVETTVELHFTRLEYIRERS
- a CDS encoding acyl-CoA dehydrogenase family protein, whose protein sequence is MTVVGNWPDPDALTAAAERAGAEAASADATGCIGADVVEALTAAGFPTCFVPRRWGGAELSLDAVTRAVALVGEQNASAAWIASLLAYNGRFGAYLPIDGQKEIWAEGPETRLVSSMVAAGVTAEQVHGGWSLRGRWLYVSGVEFADWALVSSAPPREGDRSILVFAVHRDAFTHERSWSSIGMHGTGSHTLVVDEVFVPEYRTFVWDDMRQGVVPLPATHAQAAPLFSVNGLTFAAPILGAARYALRLAHQHLSAAVSGARAASRQSSRVAFTRAAGEIDAAELLLARVAATADAGPARDGLAERSHRDATLAVELLVEAVDRLFRVTGTRGQAASHGMQRVWRDVHAAASHAALQFEPAALAYTRALLNE
- a CDS encoding MarR family transcriptional regulator; amino-acid sequence: MVKQEGQIGLVTALVRTTFLVNAVYADSAREYGLTPQQGQLLCVLMVQPYGMGELSAVLGLAKSSLTGLVDRTERNGLVRRKQDPQDTRGVRVALTAEGRRLAEEFYTETCRRIDKLPLGLSTKERDELSALLSRVVTDNEVPVVFVETEEGAIRKA
- a CDS encoding FAD-dependent oxidoreductase, which translates into the protein MSRAVVVIGGGYGGSAVAKALDADADVVLVDPRDAFVNAAGSLRALTQPEWAPNMFFSFDTLLKRGRVIRDRAASVDPQGVTLASGERIDADYIVLATGSSYAYPAKPNDSSTLTVEALNDLRESHKELLNADRVLILGAGPVGLELGGEIKEVWPNKQVTIVDPAEQLLPGFLPEVREDLHRQLDGLGIEVRLGTGLTAQPSTPPGRAGTCTVTTTAGDEIVADIWFRAFGVRVNSECLADGKLVGRDGQGAVPVTEHLNVEGYAHVYALGDVTNLAEAKMAGYAMQHAEVVAKNIIAQLNGEQPSATYTPAPDPMILLPLGPRGGVGQLPMPETTPVGSDIVSQYKGADLFTGRFAEQFRAD
- a CDS encoding MarR family transcriptional regulator yields the protein MSHEPARASAIADLMRAGRETSRLSMMFRYAIAEQLGLTVSDLECLDYLADVGSATAGQVAERTNLTTGAVTSMLRRLQQAGYVHAERDPADRRRVIVTLRPERIADLERPYERFAQRTQLLVEGYSVEELGLLVRHYDRMQTMYLEELDRLHGGDST
- a CDS encoding FAD-dependent monooxygenase, whose translation is MARASSRTRCVPAESWPSPTGLAAPSSSPPCGSANAHPRRSPAWPREATPPPATTTSCGDCCCGRRRCPTTIRGHLLRLWELAARTSTDFHPLIQRLVDTAELDATVLNVFATGRRPRRWTVPRATMMGDAVHVMPPFGGHGGNTALRDAALLGRRLVQARASGTPVEQAITAYQEETVPYAFQAVDTAAGLMRRLTGSASAPHWVLTRVLPRLHRVTVLEA